One window of the Sphaerochaeta associata genome contains the following:
- a CDS encoding ATP-binding protein, whose amino-acid sequence MTIHRIAELEVAMKRRIASLPARFRPFVRHRETLPRTTMLTGPRGVGKTTFLLYHAQKFFETHRERLLYLSADNPTLGSEGLYEIVTSIFLAGYAGVIIDEVHFAKDWSIHLKALYDDFPNHTLWISDSSSLCLRMGKGDLSRRFVHIDMPLLSFREFIYLETGTEHPTYNPFNPSGQLPLQPSPNVLSAFMTYRSIGTRPFYSEGDFHDRMLSILDKTLYSDIPFFLPSISDGNLRLMKAITGTLANSSIPRLQVRSLCTDWSVGADKLYQLLNVMEAVDLLRIIRKEHDTKAKTAGEKLFFSDPAFYTVLGGNIDNAREAMTAMLCTAGGFLVEAVKDETTGDFVLSKPYEAASNHIKIEVGGSSKSLKKADFVIRDDTDYPGDRTIPLWLLGMMY is encoded by the coding sequence ATGACTATCCACCGTATTGCAGAACTTGAAGTTGCCATGAAACGACGTATTGCCTCGCTTCCAGCCAGGTTCCGTCCATTTGTCAGACATCGGGAGACGCTCCCCAGAACTACTATGCTTACCGGTCCAAGAGGAGTCGGAAAAACAACATTTCTTCTCTACCACGCACAAAAATTCTTTGAGACCCATAGAGAGAGGCTGCTTTACCTATCTGCTGATAATCCTACGCTTGGAAGTGAAGGTCTCTATGAAATAGTTACATCCATTTTTCTTGCGGGCTACGCAGGTGTAATTATCGATGAAGTCCATTTCGCAAAAGACTGGAGCATTCATCTAAAGGCTCTCTACGATGATTTCCCTAACCATACATTGTGGATAAGCGATTCATCATCCCTCTGCCTACGAATGGGCAAAGGCGACCTATCCCGCCGTTTTGTTCATATCGATATGCCCCTTCTCTCATTTCGTGAGTTCATCTATCTTGAGACTGGTACTGAGCATCCCACGTACAACCCATTCAACCCAAGCGGACAGCTGCCCTTGCAACCTTCCCCGAACGTCCTCTCTGCCTTTATGACATACAGGAGCATAGGCACTCGACCCTTCTACAGTGAAGGAGATTTTCATGATCGAATGCTCTCTATTCTGGATAAAACACTCTACAGTGATATTCCATTCTTCTTACCCAGCATCAGCGATGGCAATCTACGATTAATGAAAGCGATAACCGGTACTCTGGCCAATTCATCCATTCCAAGACTCCAGGTACGTTCGTTGTGTACTGATTGGTCGGTAGGAGCCGATAAGCTGTATCAACTTCTGAATGTAATGGAAGCAGTTGACCTACTCCGAATCATTCGCAAGGAACACGACACCAAAGCAAAAACAGCCGGTGAAAAACTGTTTTTTTCCGATCCGGCATTCTATACGGTGCTAGGAGGTAATATCGACAATGCAAGGGAGGCCATGACGGCTATGCTTTGCACCGCCGGAGGTTTTCTCGTAGAAGCTGTAAAAGATGAAACCACAGGCGATTTTGTGTTGTCCAAACCCTATGAGGCTGCGAGCAACCATATAAAAATTGAAGTGGGAGGCTCCTCGAAAAGTCTGAAAAAGGCTGATTTTGTCATCAGGGACGATACCGATTATCCAGGAGACAGAACCATCCCTTTGTGGCTGCTCGGTATGATGTATTGA
- a CDS encoding GyrI-like domain-containing protein, with amino-acid sequence MQKAQPYEPLWQYVAGNDAQSVTLSFSEIERVLGFPINHAFLNYKKDLHAYGWLCRNISIKGNLITFLRLPEHATVVQKAGFSVIGKEGSTDEGEGFIQRLWQEANSQFDTVAQLAKKDGDENLCGIWGLMTDFSRSYKPWTEHFTRGLYLAGVECIDNAIAPEGWTRWTVPTFEYLAVECWTENIFSTTIAFMKENKLPLAGSVHDFTEPKTGKAFMLFPMRRK; translated from the coding sequence ATGCAGAAGGCACAACCTTATGAACCACTTTGGCAGTACGTTGCCGGTAACGATGCACAATCTGTAACACTTTCCTTTTCGGAGATTGAGAGGGTGCTTGGGTTTCCCATCAACCATGCCTTCCTGAATTACAAGAAGGACCTTCACGCCTATGGTTGGCTCTGCCGCAACATCTCAATAAAAGGAAACCTCATCACCTTCCTTCGCCTGCCTGAACATGCAACGGTAGTGCAAAAGGCTGGCTTCTCGGTCATCGGAAAGGAAGGCTCGACAGACGAAGGGGAAGGTTTTATCCAGAGGCTCTGGCAGGAAGCAAACAGCCAATTCGACACTGTAGCACAGCTGGCCAAGAAGGACGGAGATGAGAACCTCTGCGGCATCTGGGGTCTGATGACCGACTTCAGCCGCTCATACAAACCCTGGACGGAACATTTTACCCGTGGACTCTACCTGGCAGGAGTAGAGTGCATTGACAATGCAATCGCCCCTGAAGGCTGGACACGCTGGACCGTACCTACGTTCGAATACCTGGCGGTGGAATGCTGGACCGAGAACATCTTTTCAACAACAATCGCCTTCATGAAGGAGAACAAGCTACCCCTCGCCGGCTCTGTGCATGACTTTACAGAACCAAAGACAGGCAAGGCTTTCATGTTGTTTCCCATGCGAAGAAAGTGA
- a CDS encoding sedoheptulokinase, giving the protein MGMVHVGLDIGTTNITMVVLDLEAGRLLPAISLANPQLQTGELYSYAQDPHAIEQAVRTLLAKVSSPIASICVTGQVHGILYYDASGLAVSPLYTWLDRRAMEQVDGIDSQQLLLEKTGVLLPSGYGLLAHYANRRLGKVPSDAAGFCGILEYVTSRLVGKPIDKSDPSCLGPFGAFDPISSTFEERVLLEVLGSKEKQFLGSCKPFEVAGYTRDSVAVTYPVGDNQAGFFGLVSDWFRSALVSMGTSGQISLFSTNTQCPSSMELRPFLGQGYLHVGATLTAGKAYETLHDLIASILRSAGMDISDEAVFDLMKKEGKNKGIPGSLSVDTRFNGSRKEPNIRGSIGPVNLENLTFGNLVLGTIDGIVDELYQFGLESGQVFAAVESIVATGSSVRKNLLFREALNRKFNRSTIVAQVDDGAGFGAALIGAVAIGALSLPQVKTVVASMIRS; this is encoded by the coding sequence ATGGGTATGGTACATGTCGGACTTGATATCGGAACCACAAATATTACCATGGTGGTGTTGGACCTTGAAGCGGGCAGGTTGCTGCCTGCAATCTCCTTGGCTAATCCGCAATTGCAGACAGGGGAGCTGTACTCGTATGCTCAAGATCCCCATGCGATAGAGCAGGCGGTAAGGACATTGCTCGCCAAGGTTTCTTCTCCGATAGCCTCCATCTGTGTGACCGGGCAGGTGCATGGCATCCTGTATTACGATGCTTCGGGTCTGGCGGTCTCTCCCTTGTACACTTGGCTCGACCGAAGGGCAATGGAGCAGGTGGATGGCATCGATTCCCAACAGCTGCTGCTTGAGAAAACCGGGGTGTTGCTTCCCTCGGGGTATGGCTTGCTGGCCCATTATGCCAACCGAAGGCTGGGCAAGGTTCCCTCGGATGCAGCAGGCTTCTGCGGCATTCTGGAGTATGTGACAAGTCGTCTTGTGGGAAAACCCATCGACAAGTCCGATCCAAGCTGCCTTGGTCCGTTCGGGGCCTTCGATCCCATCTCCTCCACCTTTGAAGAACGAGTTCTCCTCGAGGTGCTGGGTTCGAAGGAGAAGCAGTTTCTCGGCTCCTGCAAACCATTTGAAGTGGCCGGTTACACAAGAGACAGTGTTGCCGTCACCTACCCGGTTGGGGACAATCAAGCCGGCTTCTTCGGTTTGGTTTCCGATTGGTTCCGTTCGGCTTTGGTAAGCATGGGAACCAGCGGACAGATCTCCTTGTTCAGCACCAACACACAGTGTCCTTCCTCCATGGAGCTCAGGCCGTTCCTCGGCCAGGGGTATCTGCATGTCGGCGCGACCCTGACAGCAGGCAAGGCGTATGAGACGCTGCATGATCTCATAGCATCCATCCTACGAAGTGCAGGGATGGATATCTCTGATGAAGCTGTGTTCGATCTTATGAAGAAAGAAGGGAAAAACAAGGGTATTCCCGGCTCCCTCTCTGTCGATACCCGGTTCAACGGTTCGAGGAAGGAGCCGAATATCAGAGGATCGATAGGCCCCGTTAATTTGGAGAACCTCACGTTCGGCAACCTGGTGCTTGGTACGATCGATGGAATTGTTGATGAGCTGTATCAGTTCGGACTTGAGTCGGGGCAGGTGTTTGCTGCTGTTGAAAGTATTGTTGCCACCGGCAGCTCGGTACGCAAAAACCTTCTCTTTAGAGAAGCGTTGAACAGGAAGTTCAACCGGTCGACCATTGTTGCCCAGGTTGATGACGGGGCGGGATTCGGCGCCGCCCTCATCGGAGCGGTGGCAATCGGGGCATTGAGCCTCCCACAGGTAAAAACAGTTGTCGCCAGCATGATAAGGTCGTAG
- a CDS encoding LytR/AlgR family response regulator transcription factor — MLDIAICDDDPTQLALLATYTNEWVQNSNNPAFVHQFLHPDELLRSCEKRRYHIYLLDIVMPMIHGIEVGKTIREHDQQAVIIYATSEPSFALQSFATNPINYLLKPIDKGRLHATLSLAASKLDPSDEHVLTVKTHAGIQVIRPSEILFCEYSKHTVIYTLTDGRTVRSKVIQGTFSRYIERTLHDKRFIRPHVSYVLNMDYVESFTKTRFTLRSEHNVPIVIKQYCTVRDIYMNYLSSKGKT; from the coding sequence ATGCTGGATATTGCCATTTGCGACGATGACCCCACTCAGCTGGCACTGCTCGCAACATATACGAACGAATGGGTGCAAAATTCCAACAACCCAGCCTTCGTCCATCAATTCCTCCATCCTGATGAACTCTTGCGCAGCTGCGAAAAACGTCGATACCACATCTATCTCCTGGACATCGTCATGCCCATGATCCATGGAATCGAAGTAGGCAAGACCATCCGTGAGCACGATCAGCAGGCCGTCATCATCTACGCCACTTCAGAACCTAGTTTTGCCTTGCAGTCGTTTGCAACAAACCCTATCAACTACCTGCTCAAGCCCATCGACAAGGGCCGGCTTCATGCTACACTTTCCCTTGCGGCTTCAAAGCTTGACCCATCTGATGAGCATGTTCTCACCGTAAAAACCCATGCGGGAATACAAGTCATCAGACCCTCGGAAATTCTCTTTTGCGAATACTCCAAACACACAGTCATATACACCCTTACCGATGGCAGGACGGTACGGTCCAAAGTCATTCAGGGGACATTCTCCCGATACATTGAGCGTACACTGCATGACAAGCGTTTTATCAGGCCCCATGTATCCTACGTACTCAACATGGACTATGTCGAAAGCTTTACCAAAACACGGTTCACCCTCCGCTCAGAGCACAACGTTCCCATCGTAATCAAGCAATACTGCACGGTGCGGGATATCTACATGAATTACCTTTCATCGAAGGGGAAAACGTGA
- a CDS encoding GHKL domain-containing protein, with the protein MIQDLINNILRGSVTSVMYVLLLFTLTKSKFGRKTTILITAFVFTINIASTFWFYVYGDLTSLSRFTIVMFIVVGIAMKPLTKQSLMQWSFTFLTSINIAMMVIILSFHLGKLFPDPQSANTILRLLLYLLVIFLFQRYLLSLYRSVVNNWPMFSALILCIFLNLSYYFYVTSDIQNTLLSSRWPLLLLILLSISAYGTVFYSLKRFTAMHALETENLRNQHERILLSQAVSTMTERLQLMEKVAYEHSLVSHDRRHFNSMLLGLLEQGETEEAMACLRTQNESKTSPSKVYCENKAVNATVSYYVDLAEQKGIQTNTNLTIAAQIPVDSLELAMVVANLLENAIHGVLLLPEDQRNAINLTCHQVGRLLLEITNPCVKTATLGPDGLPFSPDEGHGVGTKSIAAFAAKHDAELLYHIQDGLFRVRLLI; encoded by the coding sequence GTGATACAGGACCTGATCAACAACATTCTTCGCGGCAGCGTTACCTCGGTGATGTATGTACTGTTGCTTTTCACCCTGACCAAGTCAAAATTCGGACGTAAAACCACCATTCTCATCACTGCGTTTGTATTCACCATAAACATTGCCAGCACCTTCTGGTTCTATGTGTATGGGGATCTTACCTCGCTCTCTCGTTTCACGATTGTAATGTTCATAGTGGTCGGAATCGCCATGAAACCTCTGACTAAGCAGAGTCTCATGCAGTGGAGTTTCACGTTTCTCACCAGCATCAACATAGCCATGATGGTCATCATACTCAGCTTCCATCTAGGCAAACTCTTTCCCGATCCCCAGAGTGCCAATACCATCCTCAGGTTGCTGCTCTACTTGTTGGTGATTTTCTTGTTCCAACGCTACCTGCTTTCACTCTATCGCTCGGTTGTCAACAACTGGCCTATGTTCTCAGCCCTCATACTCTGCATTTTCCTCAACCTCTCCTATTACTTCTACGTTACCAGCGATATCCAAAACACCTTGCTCTCTTCCAGATGGCCGCTCCTGCTTCTAATCCTCCTCTCCATTTCAGCCTATGGCACTGTGTTCTATTCACTGAAACGCTTCACCGCAATGCATGCCCTCGAAACAGAAAACCTGAGGAACCAACATGAGAGGATTCTGCTCTCCCAAGCGGTCTCAACCATGACAGAGAGGTTGCAGCTCATGGAAAAAGTGGCCTACGAACACAGCCTTGTCTCCCATGACCGCAGACATTTCAACAGCATGCTTTTAGGCCTTCTTGAACAGGGCGAGACCGAAGAGGCCATGGCTTGTTTACGCACGCAGAATGAGAGTAAAACGAGCCCAAGCAAGGTCTATTGTGAAAACAAGGCTGTGAACGCCACGGTCAGTTATTACGTAGATCTGGCTGAGCAGAAAGGCATTCAAACAAACACCAACCTTACGATAGCAGCACAAATACCTGTCGATTCACTGGAGTTGGCAATGGTGGTAGCCAATCTCTTGGAAAATGCCATTCATGGCGTCTTGCTGCTGCCCGAAGACCAAAGAAACGCCATCAACCTCACCTGTCATCAGGTTGGTCGACTCTTGCTTGAAATAACCAACCCCTGCGTTAAAACGGCAACTCTGGGACCTGACGGCCTTCCTTTCTCCCCTGATGAAGGACATGGTGTGGGAACCAAGAGCATTGCAGCCTTTGCAGCCAAACATGACGCAGAGTTGCTGTACCATATTCAGGATGGGCTGTTCAGGGTGAGACTGCTCATCTAA